A DNA window from Pogona vitticeps strain Pit_001003342236 chromosome 2, PviZW2.1, whole genome shotgun sequence contains the following coding sequences:
- the LOC110085542 gene encoding fructose-1,6-bisphosphatase isozyme 2 produces MSDRSPFETDMLTLNRFVMERGRRVKGATGELTQLLNSMLTAIKAISTAVRKAGLAHMYGIAGTVNVTGDEQKKLDVLSNSLVINMLQSSYSTCVLVSEENKDAIITPKERRGKYVVCFDPLDGSSNIDCLASIGTIFAIYKKTSEDEPSEKDALQPGRNIVAAGYALYGSATLVALSTGQGVDLFMLDPALGEFILVDKDVKMKKKGKIYSINEGYAKYFDPALTEYLQKKKFPEEGTSPYGARYVGSMVADVHRTLVYGGIFLYPANQKSPKGKLRLLYECNPIAFIMEQAGGIATTGTEAVLDVKPESIHQRVPFVVGSAEDVQEYLSFVQKHQKSS; encoded by the exons ATGTCGGACAGAAGCCCCTTCGAAACAGACATGCTGACCCTTAACCGGTTTGTCATGGAGAGAGGACGCCGGGTGAAAGGGGCAACAGGAGAACTGACCCAGCTCCTGAACTCTATGCTCACTGCTATCAAGGCCATCTCGACAGCAGTCCGAAAAGCAGGCCTTGCTCATAT GTATGGAATAGCAGGCACTGTGAATGTGACTGGGGATGAACAGAAGAAGCTAGATGTGTTATCAAATTCTCTGGTTATCAACATGTTACAATCCTCCTACAGCACATGTGTCCTTGTCTCAGAAGAGAATAAAGATGCTATTATCACCCCAAAGGAGAGAAGG ggTAAATATGTGGTATGCTTTGATCCTCTAGATGGTTCTTCCAATATAGACTGCTTAGCTTCCATAGGAACCATATTTGCTATCTACAAGAAG ACATCAGAAGATGAGCCTTCTGAAAAGGATGCCTTACAGCCTGGACGCAACATAGTTGCAGCCGGTTATGCTTTGTATGGTAGTGCTACACTGGTGGCACTTTCCACAGGGCAAGGCGTGGACCTCTTCATGCTAGATCCG GCTCTTGGTGAATTCATTTTGGTAGATAAAGATGtaaagatgaagaagaaggggaaaatctACAGCATTAATGAGGGTTATGCCAAGTACTTTGATCCTGCTCTGACAGAGTATTTACAAAAGAAGAAATTTCCTGAG GAAGGCACTTCTCCTTATGGGGCTCGATACGTAGGCTCCATGGTGGCTGATGTTCACCGCACCTTGGTGTATGGTGGGATCTTTTTGTATCCAGCTAATCAGAAGAGTCCAAAAGGAAAG CTCCGACTTCTCTATGAATGCAACCCCATCGCTTTCATCATGGAGCAGGCAGGAGGGATCGCAACCACTGGGACAGAGGCAGTGCTGGATGTGAAGCCAGAGTCGATTCATCAAAGAGTACCTTTTGTGGTGGGTTCTGCAGAGGATGTGCAAGAATACCTCTCCTTTGTACAGAAACACCAAAAAAGCAGCTAA